The following coding sequences lie in one Streptosporangiales bacterium genomic window:
- a CDS encoding AMP-binding protein — translation MDLRTILLFAAERNPASTALASGTERLTYRELADRATALADSLRAQGVQHGDRVGIGMRNSIDHATVFLATQVMGAVAVPFNFRNKPEGIARMLADCSARAVVVDDSVHVDQVRTIAGRDVSLWIGAGNDQDVAVRLDDLVRAGSPVVHGDVGPDDLSTILYTSGTTGNPKGVPLTHRNAYARLVSYVASAGPAFDSGMRTMGAAPLYHTVGLHWVFCLTLYLNGTYYPVTELAGEAVLDLIRRERLTFLFGSPTLFHILLKAPPTPAAACESVTDISFGSAPMDAGLLEKMTRYFPRAMINEVYGTTELSIPFVTRDALGAKPGALRPTTDHRIRIVDPAGGPDDVVPFGQVGELLVDMDNESCFAGYWNAPEKTAARLDGGWFRTGDAFHRDEDGNHFMTGRLDDMFISGGENIQPAEVEATLLAHAGINDVAVVGTPEPRWGQVVTAFVVRADPALSAEAIDAHCLGSALADFKRPRRVVFLDRIPRNPSGKIVRKQVQELYRPELAASGSLQ, via the coding sequence ATGGACCTGCGGACCATCCTGCTGTTCGCCGCCGAGCGCAACCCGGCGAGCACGGCCTTGGCGAGCGGCACGGAGCGGCTGACCTACCGCGAGCTGGCCGACCGCGCCACCGCGCTCGCCGACAGCCTGCGAGCGCAGGGCGTACAACACGGCGACCGGGTCGGCATCGGCATGCGCAACTCGATCGACCATGCGACGGTGTTCCTCGCCACACAGGTGATGGGCGCGGTCGCGGTCCCGTTCAACTTCAGGAACAAGCCGGAGGGCATCGCCAGGATGCTCGCCGACTGCTCCGCCCGCGCCGTCGTCGTCGACGACAGCGTGCACGTCGACCAGGTGCGGACGATTGCGGGTCGCGACGTCTCCCTGTGGATCGGTGCGGGCAACGATCAGGACGTCGCGGTGCGGCTCGACGACCTGGTCCGCGCCGGCTCACCCGTCGTGCACGGCGACGTGGGGCCGGACGACCTCAGCACGATCCTCTACACGTCGGGCACCACGGGGAACCCCAAGGGCGTGCCACTCACCCACCGCAACGCGTACGCGCGACTCGTCTCGTACGTCGCGAGCGCCGGCCCGGCGTTCGACAGCGGGATGCGTACGATGGGCGCCGCTCCCCTGTACCACACGGTCGGGCTGCACTGGGTCTTCTGCCTCACGCTCTACCTCAACGGCACGTACTACCCGGTCACCGAGCTCGCCGGCGAGGCCGTGCTCGACCTGATCAGGCGCGAGCGGCTGACCTTCCTCTTCGGCTCGCCGACGCTCTTCCACATACTGCTCAAGGCTCCCCCGACCCCCGCGGCCGCCTGCGAATCGGTCACGGACATCTCGTTCGGCAGCGCGCCGATGGACGCGGGCCTGCTGGAGAAGATGACCCGCTACTTCCCGCGGGCGATGATCAACGAGGTGTACGGCACCACCGAGCTCTCCATCCCGTTCGTCACCAGGGACGCGCTCGGCGCGAAGCCGGGAGCGCTACGGCCCACCACCGACCACAGGATCAGGATCGTCGATCCGGCCGGCGGCCCCGACGACGTCGTCCCCTTCGGGCAGGTCGGCGAGCTCCTGGTCGACATGGACAACGAGTCGTGCTTCGCGGGCTACTGGAACGCGCCGGAGAAGACCGCCGCGCGCCTGGACGGCGGCTGGTTCCGCACCGGTGACGCGTTCCACCGCGACGAGGACGGCAACCACTTCATGACCGGACGCCTCGACGACATGTTCATCAGTGGTGGCGAGAACATCCAGCCGGCGGAGGTGGAGGCGACGCTGCTCGCTCACGCGGGCATCAACGACGTCGCCGTCGTCGGCACCCCCGAGCCACGCTGGGGGCAGGTCGTCACCGCGTTCGTCGTCCGCGCCGACCCCGCGCTGAGCGCGGAGGCGATCGACGCACACTGCCTCGGCAGCGCTCTCGCCGACTTCAAACGCCCCCGCAGGGTGGTCTTCCTCGACAGGATCCCGCGCAACCCGAGCGGCAAGATCGTCCGCAAGCAGGTGCAGGAGCTCTACCGTCCCGAGCTCGCGGCGAGCGGGAGCCTGCAGTGA
- a CDS encoding VOC family protein, translated as MTPDASGRLRGIVLSVEDMDAECAFYEKVLGLTVRFRDGDRWAAFDTDGISFGLAGAEERLPDRAALSVKTVDVDAAVDRAVEAGATVAVPAADGGHERRAAVRDPAGQLVVFYSPLEAGS; from the coding sequence ATGACGCCTGACGCTTCCGGGCGGCTGCGGGGGATCGTGCTGTCGGTCGAGGACATGGACGCCGAGTGCGCGTTCTACGAGAAGGTGCTCGGGCTCACCGTCCGCTTCCGCGACGGCGACCGGTGGGCCGCGTTCGACACCGACGGCATCTCGTTCGGGCTCGCCGGCGCCGAGGAACGGCTTCCCGACCGCGCCGCGCTGAGCGTCAAGACCGTCGACGTCGACGCCGCGGTCGACCGAGCGGTCGAGGCGGGCGCGACCGTCGCCGTGCCCGCCGCGGACGGCGGCCACGAGCGCAGGGCCGCGGTTCGCGACCCCGCAGGACAGCTCGTCGTCTTCTACAGCCCGCTGGAGGCCGGCTCATGA
- a CDS encoding aldehyde dehydrogenase family protein, which yields MTFVDTERAPLLPSVRDFLSRTHGMLIDGAWAPALDGATLASVDPADGTELARVPSGSAADVDRAVVAARRAFEQGPWRRTSPTDRGKLLWRLAELVDSHIEELAQLETLDQGKPLSVTRAADVPGSAETFRYMAGWATKIEGATIPIGPAGAFHAYTRREPVGVVGQIVPWNFPLAMAAWKLAPALATGCTVVLKPAEQTPLSTLRLGELIGEAGFPDGVVNIVTGYGETAGAAIASHPDVDKVAFTGSTDVGKRIVEASVGNLKRVSLELGGKSPSIVLPDADLERAVAGVHRGAFSNAGQVCTAGSRVYVHAAVFDDVVAELSGRAGTMRVGPGLSPDSEMGPLVSREQQDRVVGYLDEGIAAGATAATGGRRLDGAGYFIEPTLLTDVTPDMSVVREEIFGPVATVTRFDDLDDLVAAANDTVYGLAAEVWTRDVSLAHRLAAEIRAGTVWVNGRSMDIALPFGGFKQSGWGREKGGEGVDLYTQTKTVVVALDR from the coding sequence ATGACGTTCGTCGACACCGAACGCGCACCACTGCTGCCGAGTGTCAGGGACTTCCTGTCCCGTACGCACGGCATGCTGATCGACGGCGCCTGGGCTCCCGCACTCGACGGCGCCACCCTCGCCTCGGTCGACCCGGCCGACGGTACCGAGCTCGCCCGCGTCCCTTCGGGCAGCGCGGCGGACGTCGACCGCGCCGTCGTCGCCGCGAGGCGGGCGTTCGAGCAGGGACCGTGGCGGCGGACGTCGCCGACGGACCGCGGCAAGCTGCTGTGGCGCCTCGCCGAGCTCGTCGACAGCCACATCGAGGAGCTCGCGCAGCTCGAGACGCTCGACCAAGGCAAGCCGCTGAGCGTCACCCGCGCCGCCGACGTCCCCGGCAGCGCCGAGACGTTCCGCTACATGGCGGGCTGGGCCACCAAGATCGAGGGCGCGACGATCCCGATCGGTCCCGCCGGCGCGTTCCACGCGTACACCAGGCGCGAGCCGGTCGGGGTCGTCGGGCAGATCGTGCCGTGGAACTTCCCTCTCGCGATGGCCGCGTGGAAGCTCGCGCCCGCGCTCGCGACCGGCTGCACGGTGGTACTCAAGCCGGCCGAGCAGACGCCGCTGTCGACGCTGCGCCTCGGCGAGCTGATCGGCGAGGCGGGCTTCCCCGACGGTGTCGTCAACATCGTGACGGGCTACGGGGAGACGGCGGGCGCGGCGATCGCCTCGCACCCCGACGTCGACAAGGTCGCGTTCACCGGCAGCACGGACGTCGGCAAGCGGATCGTCGAGGCGTCGGTGGGCAACCTGAAACGCGTCTCGCTCGAGCTCGGCGGCAAGTCCCCGAGCATCGTGCTGCCGGACGCCGATCTCGAACGCGCCGTCGCCGGCGTCCACCGCGGGGCGTTCTCCAACGCCGGGCAGGTCTGCACCGCGGGCTCACGCGTGTACGTCCACGCCGCCGTCTTCGACGACGTCGTCGCCGAGCTGTCCGGCCGCGCCGGCACCATGAGGGTCGGCCCCGGCCTGTCGCCGGACTCCGAGATGGGTCCGCTCGTGTCGCGGGAGCAACAGGACCGCGTCGTCGGCTATCTGGACGAGGGGATCGCGGCCGGCGCGACGGCGGCGACCGGTGGACGCCGGCTCGACGGCGCCGGCTACTTCATCGAGCCGACGCTCCTCACCGACGTGACGCCGGACATGTCCGTGGTCCGCGAGGAGATCTTCGGGCCGGTGGCGACGGTCACGCGCTTCGACGACCTCGACGACCTGGTCGCCGCGGCCAACGACACCGTCTACGGGCTCGCCGCGGAGGTGTGGACCCGTGACGTGTCGCTGGCCCACCGGCTCGCCGCCGAGATCAGGGCGGGCACGGTGTGGGTCAATGGACGTTCGATGGACATCGCCCTGCCGTTCGGCGGCTTCAAGCAGAGCGGCTGGGGCCGGGAGAAGGGAGGCGAGGGAGTCGATCTCTACACTCAGACCAAGACCGTCGTGGTCGCGCTTGACCGCTGA
- a CDS encoding TetR family transcriptional regulator, translating into MVGGEVTGRRGRTKQDRYEQLLDTAAKVFAANGYAEATIHQIAAEMEMTGAAVYYYVKSKDELLYNIWKRAGARLQDALDEVMKLDVPPAEKLQLAFHRHLEMIITDKPIFEVLILQRSRLPEYGRDDLVADERRYVRTLTELLKEFPPGALRGDDPHVLALGIIAMLNGVLRWYAPRQRMNLAEIARLYFEVFAHGAVVEPTAAKRSTRKRAAKP; encoded by the coding sequence GTGGTGGGGGGCGAGGTGACGGGGCGCCGAGGGCGAACCAAGCAGGATCGTTACGAGCAGCTGCTCGACACGGCCGCCAAGGTCTTCGCCGCCAACGGCTACGCGGAGGCCACGATCCACCAGATCGCGGCGGAGATGGAGATGACCGGCGCCGCCGTCTACTACTACGTCAAGAGCAAGGACGAGCTGCTCTACAACATCTGGAAACGTGCCGGCGCGCGGCTACAGGACGCGCTCGACGAGGTCATGAAGCTCGACGTCCCGCCCGCCGAGAAGCTGCAGCTCGCGTTCCATCGGCACCTCGAGATGATCATCACCGACAAGCCGATCTTCGAGGTGCTGATCCTCCAGCGGTCCCGCCTGCCCGAGTACGGCCGCGACGACCTGGTCGCCGACGAACGCCGGTACGTCAGGACGTTGACCGAGCTGCTGAAGGAGTTCCCTCCCGGCGCGCTCCGCGGCGACGACCCGCACGTCCTCGCCCTCGGCATCATCGCGATGCTCAACGGCGTCCTCCGGTGGTACGCCCCCCGGCAGCGGATGAACCTCGCCGAGATCGCACGCCTCTACTTCGAGGTATTCGCCCACGGCGCCGTCGTCGAACCCACCGCGGCCAAGCGCAGCACCCGCAAGCGAGCCGCGAAGCCCTGA